From the genome of Lycium ferocissimum isolate CSIRO_LF1 unplaced genomic scaffold, AGI_CSIRO_Lferr_CH_V1 ctg1729, whole genome shotgun sequence:
TAAAATATTGGAATTGAATGCACTGATTAATTAACCTGTGTCCTAGTGATAACTATGAAACAGAgatgcaagaaaaaaaaattgtcatacAGAAAGAGTAAGAGATTCTTTGACTGCTTCAGCTTATACCCCCCAGTTCATCATATCATTTAAGAAGACATTACTAAATTTAGCATAATACAAAaccaattatacaaaaatttgaAACTATTATTAATTTAGTCATCAAAAACTCGTAGcaaaacaaatattttgaacATAATGTTCATCAGATTGATGGAGACACTCTTCATTCCATGGCAAAATTTATCAATTAAGTCTAGTAAATATTACGCCGAAAGTTATATCCCACGATGTTAGGTTATTTTTCTATGACTTCTCCTTTACCCTGATAAACCTCATTTGAACATATGGCACTCCAATAAAAAACGcatattaaaacaaaataacaatCCAGGCATTTAAGTAAACATAGCATGTGGTTAGTTACTTATCCTAAAACTTTGTAATAGTGATACTtcttccgtcccaatttgtgTGACACCATTTAATtaggcatggagtttaagaaaggaAGGAAGAATTTAAGATTTGTGATCCAACACATGCCTTGGATAAATGTGTGACAAGAATCACGTTATaatgttaaattatttctaaacatagaatgtgacatttttttgagtaagaccaaaaagaaaaagaagagtgcttcacataaattaggacagagggagtacaatGTAAGGTAATGAGACTAAGGGCCCATTTgatttagcttaaaaaaagcagcttataagctaaaaaaaataataagttggactaccccaacttattttttgagcttattttaagcacaaaatgacttataagttgaccagccaaacactcaaaaaaactgaaaagctgttttcagcaacttataagctaagccaaacaggctataaaaaACAAGTAAGAATAAGATGATGAACAGAGTCTACTGGTCTCTATCAAGAATAGATGAATTCTTGTCATTGAGGGCATCGATTGCAGCATTGAGATGTGGCACAAAGATAGGGATCAACAACTGATAAATATTGATTTCATCGATGCAGGATGACACTAAAAAGCATAGTACCTGATTATCACTTTCATTTCTCCTTAAATTAGCATATATTCTTCATACTAGATATGGAAAGCCCGTCCTATGTCAGGGCCCAAGGTcacaatataaaaatataaaaatttattaaataaatataacgTGTCACATTTTCTACCGCATAATAAATTTAATGTATTTACACGTTAATGATATCTTATTGATAAGTTTTATAATTGTTAAAGTTTTTTCGTCACACAATTAGATGATTTTGaacgaaaaaaatatttatgagaaagaaagtTAAGTAGAAAAATTAGCAAATCTCAAATGGGCACAAGTAATTCGAAGTCCTATACTAAATGATAAAGTATGATAAGTACAACTTGCAAagatcataaattgaaaaatatttccgtATTTTTGTGAATTTGCGAGAGTGTGATTTTATTTATAGataaaaattgatttgttttgatatttattaaatatttactcaTTATTTTGTCTCAAGGGTTTATACTAGTTAAAAGTGATTTTTAACCTTAGCTTTatacaaagtttaagaaatagcCTACATTTATTAAAATGAACCTCAAGAATCAATATAATTTAATTGTTCATATATACTTTATActtaaaaaggttagttttagttaaccaaacaagagatttaAAGATAATTCGATCTTGACTGATAACACtgtcttcattttcaacactatGTGACATCATTTAATAAATCTtactttctatatttataaTAAATCATAGATATTTCAAAGAAAACGTATAAAATTGTCCATAATTTTTTATGCAGTTAAAattacattcttcaaattttaactaaagaataatttagttatatatatatatatatatttgttttaatCTCAATTAATAGTAATTTTTCTTTCACCACATTAATCTCTCTCCATATTTTATCAGAGTAAGGGTAAaggtgaaaaaataattaattctatcttgattttctaaaatgacaaatattttaGATAAATAGACCAGAAAgactaaataatttttaaaactatacTTAGAATTCTTAAACACATAATAAAGtgtaaatataaagtaaaagaaatgcctacatgtaagtaaaagaattttcataaactctcaaatttcataatgcaaatataaagtaaaagaaccTATATGTAAGACTCCATAACAAACGAATCAACAACATGAGGAAAATAAATTGGAGAataataagcaacaaatgaaaagaagaaaacgaGAGAGCAACAGGAAGCAAGAATAGCTAGCGAAGAAAATATTGTTTTTTAGGTTAATGGATAAGATTAATAGAAGAAAGTAACCGAGGAAATAGGGTAGGATGTTCGACACTTTTTGAAAAGTTGACCATAAGaacaaaaagtaaatttaacttaacaaattaaggttaggacctaaaagtaattaattgaaaagtttgacagtaatttaaaaaaatttgtgaGGACTTTAAAAGACCTTTGGTTGACccttatactccctctgtttcaatttgtttgaacctatttcctttttagtccgtgccaaaatgaatgatctctttcctaatttagaaacaaattcactttttgaataatttacagccacacaaattttcaaggcttattttgaatcacaaatttcaaaagtctttccttttttttaaatatcgtGCTCAGttaaatgggttcatataaattgaaatggagggagtatatagtagtaaagtaatgTACAACACTACATCAAAAGGATATACGACAAATAAGACGGGCAAACAACTTCTTTTTACTCAAATCGCCATACTTCATCTGCttgttttcttcatttctaATTATCATATACACCCATTCATTCCATTTAGATGCAGATTAACTTTTGGTTAACagatgagagaaaaaaaatcaaaatggtTCTTAATGTATAGGTATTGCTTTATTTTGATCCTTGATATATCCCACTTGATTGAAATGGTCGTTAATGTATAACAAAAAGTGTTCAGTTTGATCATTTACCTTAAACCTAAcagatttgtgaagaaaaaaaaaaagttaaatttaaCTGTGGGTCCTACATGGCTAACAAAATTCACCATTATTGTTAGCTTCCCAAAAAGAGCTCCGTGAAACCTAACACTAATTTCTCTACTTTCTCTAACAAAATTCACTATTTTCGGTTTTCAAATCTATTACTAGAGAAAGTAAAAAACAATGGTgtctattatttttcattcttgaAAAAACTTCTATAGAAACCAgcaatattatttttcattcttgaAAAAACTTCTATAGAAACCAGCAATGGTTGTCCCATTCATTATGAAACTCTTTCTTGTGATTTCTTTCTTTAATGTGTGTTATGCTTTAAGAATGCTCGCTGCTTTAGTCCAAGATCAACTCTTGCAGTAACACAAAGGTGCTCTTCTTTCTGGCAAAATCTATGTCAATCTGATAAGGTATGGCttttcaagccatcccaaagAGTCATTGCATCTGATTTCATcatctcctttcttcttcaacttcatctAAAACCCATCCTTCTGTAGCCCAATGGCGGAAACCACTGAAAAATACTACCATCTCACCATTGCCAAAACCACCATCTCCCTCTCTTTGGGTAAGCAAGTGCTCCTCGGAAAATATTCCCTCGCAAAATCACTAGCCCAGAAACAAATAATGCAATTGGCATCAATGAGTGAACAGAAAGATGCCATTAACGTTGTTTTAACCGCCTCCAATGTTGCTGTTGATGCGTTTGTTTCTGGCTTAAACTCTATAGCTTCAATCTTATGATTCTTAGCATTGAACCTATTATATTTTCAAAGTTATGaattcatatctactatttagtACAATTTTATTAATctttatacataaatttatgctcAGCATTGAAAGTTTGGGATTTGCTTGAACCCCTAGCTCGAGTGCTAGATACGCCTCTGTGTCAATCGGTGTGGAACTTAGTAGACACAAAATCCTCTAACAAAATAGTGAATTTTGTTAGAGAAAGTAGAGAAAATAATGTAAGTGTTCGTGGAGTTCTTTCTTTGGATCTAACAAAGAAGACAACCGTGGTGGATTTGTTAGCCACGTGGGCTCACAGTTaaactaaacatttttttttttccacaaatcTTTTAGGTTTAGGGTAAAGGACCAAAATGAACACCTTTTGTTGTACATTAAAGACCATTTCAATCTAGTGGAATATATTATGGACCAAAATAAAACAATACCTATACATTAACGGCGATTTTGATCGTTTTCTCTAACAAATAATATCTTGAATTCTTTacacataaaaaaagaaaaaaagaaagatgtaacaatttttttctttgtattaaaattttaaagttcaCCAGAAAAAAGATTAATCAAAAGATGAAGGGGTTATTGTTCCCCTATCATTAAAGGTTAAGGGGGTTGAGTGAAATTTACTCAAACAAATATCTTGCACTCATCCACATAATGTTTATCCATAGATTGATAGAAGAAGAGGGGGTTTTGTTGTCGTAATTGAAGTTTGATAGTGGTCTGGGCATATAAATCCCACCAATTCACTATGGCCAATTATTCATAGATTAACACAACTTACCAAAAGTTGTTAACTGCACGCTCCTTGCACGACCAGATCAACCGTGGTACACGTATGATGCACATGCACCTAGAGCATAGACAATATAActgtttgtaatttttttttaattatttttgtcatAAAACGTACTTATATTAAAACTAACCAACAAACTTACAAACAGGTAGAAGTCTGCATCCCTATATTTACATCACAGTGTGGGGATGGGACTCAAAGTAGTAGTAGTCTGTCTATATGAACTATTACAACCCAAATGGTTGCAAAAATTTGTGATGTTGAGATATCAGTAAATAGTCCCATTGTAGGGTCTGTTCTTACAAAGATTGTTTAGAGACTCATCGGCTTGAAGTCCTTCCTTGTAGATCATGATGATATATATCCATTACACCCGCTGGAGGGCTATCAAATAGCAGCAGGTGACTTGCAAAATGTTGCTCAACTTGGATCTTCGCGAGTCTATCGGCCAAAAGATTTTGTTCCCTGTAGAAATGGTTGATTATTGGATTATGCAGCTTCAGGATGAAGTACCTGCAGTCATGTAAAAACGTGGGAGTTAGCTTCAGCAGTGTTATTTACCATTTGAAGTACCTCTTGGGAGTCTCTTTCAGTTTCTACCCTCCCTTGAATGAACATGGAAGCAACAATCATAGTAACGCATGAAGCTCAATAATGGCAAGAGGCTACTGGCAGTTTCTTGGCAAAACCTATGACCCAGTGGCCATTATGATCTCGGATTACTCCACCAATACCAGCATTGTATTGATCTTTTCGCAATGAGCCATCAACATTCAATTTAAAGATGCCATTAGTAGGGGGATTCCATTTCAAGTACAGAGGACAAGTAGTTTCTTTGGTGACTGCGCAGATGttaaatagtaaaaaaaaaaaaaaaaaaaggattggCGATCTTACTAATCAGTTTAGCTTCTCTTCAAGTCATCCAGTATTCAGGTTAGATTTAAGTAATGTGCCTTTAGACTTGCGCTCCCCTTTTGTTCTCTTCTGTGGTAAATAGACATACCTGTCTGAGGATTTTTCCTGCAACATTTAATACATGGATTATTTTAAACAAGAAATTAGAAGTCATttataataatgaaaataaaaggcagaattatgaaaatgagtacTCACATCAGAGCCTTTATTTGTTTCCTGTGCAGCTGCATGTTCGTCAACATTTGAATTGGAGATACAGATTTGGGTTCCCAGAGGTTTCCTGGGACTTCTCTTTCAGATCAGTTTCAATGATGCAATTGCCAGTGTCTCCCAATTCTAAATGGTGAATAGCTGCTCCTTGCAGTTCCACCCTTTTCGTACAATCTATCTCACTTCCACGGGTACCACTTTGCACATTCATCTCCTTGTTTATATGCATGTCATGGAAATCTCTACAAACTTTTAGATATTTttcctcatttacaaattcaggGGGGCACAACGCTTGCAATTCCAACTCACCATTTAAACTGGAAACAGATGTACCTCTTCCGCTTCGCCTCAAGGCCTTGCCATTGCTCCCAAGAGGATTATATAACTCCATTCCTCGAAAAGTCGATGCTACATTTGCACTGAAAGCAGAACCAAATAATTGGGGGCTACTTGGATAGCAGGAGGTTGGGATACAGCTGCTTGTTCCTGGGTAATAGAAACTTCCGTTATACGTCTTTAGGGTATTGCCCTGGAACTGAGGAGGTGATATTTGAGAGCTCAATTGAAAAGGAACATTTGAACCAAACTTCTGATAACATTGATTGTTGAGATGGCTGTTGTAATCCCCATTCAAACTGAAGACTTCAGATCTTCTAGCACAATTTAACATGGCACGTGCATCAACATCTGGTCTTCGTTCACCGGAATTGAGTTCAGGGGCATTGACAAAGAACTTCTTTAGTCCACCACACACTTTTTCTTCCGGTAGGGACAGGATCTCTCTTAAAGTCTGAATACCATGGGACAAAGCACATCGTATACGACAGAAGTTGCCTGCAACATAAGGGTCAAATAAACAGATCAGCTTCAGAAGTAAAAGCAGTGTGTATTCTACTCTGACAAAGTAACCACTAAGCCATTTTTCTTCATTGTCACTCTGTGCAGGGTGCGTGCGCTTGTGGTAATTTAGATTTATGTGTTAAATTAAATATgttttctaaatgtcatttaacATCAATAGTCGTGCCTTCCAATGAGAATCATTTTGAAGCAGGGAAAAACAAAATCCTAAGAGACTGTATTTCAGCTGATGTATGAAATTCCACATTTAGCTTTTGGAAGCGTCAAATATTACGTGCATCTATACCAAAAAGTCAATTCAGTGGAATAAATTTATCAATTACCTTTGCTAACACTACGCCCAAGGTTATTACACTGTTTCAGAGGATCCACTATGTTAAGATACTTTAGTAAGAAGGGTTCTCCTTTACACTCGCCTACCCTCATTTGAACCTTTGAACATTCCACGCAGCGATCAAGAAGTTCCTTACTGAGGGCAAACATCTCATTCCCATGATTTACCGGTGTCTCTGTTGCGATCAAAGGGCATGGAAATAAACCTTGTCAGAGTGGCAGCAGCAAATAGaataaaacatatcataattgAAAAATGAGGATCCAGCTAGGAAATTCAATAGTAGATTACTATTCTAATTCTTGCCatgcaatttaaaaaaattaattttataatttcTCACTAAAATTTCCAGGCCAAAAGATGGAAAAGatatgaagaagtgaagaaagaGCAGTCCAGAAGTGACAATTAGATGCagtatttcttttttccatatTTCGTTACTAAAATATCGCTATATAAGCTTTCAGAACAAATAAACTTTTAGAACAAATAATATAGCATTCATTATATATTCTTCAGAAAATCATGTGCAACAAGCGTGCATAGAAGTTGCTTTTTTTAACTCACCAACAATATTTTGCAGGCACTTAATCGCAACTGGACCATATATACTAATGCCATAGTTTTCCCAGTCAAATGTGTGATAGTAGTCCAAGAACTTATACAAGACCTACAAATTCACGAATCATATTTGGTTATTATTTCCTTATGTTGAAATAACACAAATTAACTGAACAGACTCACCGTCAAAGGGCCATCTAGAGATAAGTTAAACCGATTTATTATATGCAAGACCAGTATCTCTAATGCATAAGTTGAGATCAACCCGGACTGAGCGCCAAGAATCCTACTCTCGTAGTAGCACCAGGCTTTGATCAAGATAATACTGTGCTTAAAAAGATTGCCTCTCCCAATGTAATAATTGACCTGTAGAATTTGCAGCAGAGTGGCATAtgtcagtaaaaaaaaaaaaggcttaatgcatatgcagcccccTAATCTTGTCCATTTTTcccattttggcacctcaactaagtgttgttcctattgaacccctgaactcgaccttaagtgtgtctatcaaaccctCTAAATCTGacttttattagaaaaaaataaattgtggtAATGAAGGTAAAGTAAGATTCTAGACGtgtggtaagctattctttaggtcatggaTGTGTCGGTTTTTGCTGGTTCTGCTCTTTTACTGCCAGCTTAATTAAgagcttactcttttttttccctctcaatTGCTACTAATCTTAGCTATAAGatggcataattaaattagaatatacattagcatgttgctacattgaagatagaatactatgtaagtcagattgtgtttgatagacacacttgaggacgagttcaggggttcaataaGAATAACACTTAGTTAAGgtgccaaaatggaaaaaagggaCAAGTTCAGGgagctgcatatgcattaagccaaaaaaaaaaaaaaaaaattaacaacaCCAGAGCTTTCAGTTGAACCAAAGCTCAACAGAAGCGGGTGAAGGAAAAGGGGGGCATGGGCAGAACAGAAAATGAGCAGATGTAATCCAAAGGTGTCTCCTCTGTCCCCTGCCCTCCTCTTTCCCCTTGGGGGTTTAGAAGGGATAGagtaagaaaacaagaagatgAGAAGTGAGTTAGCATCACAAGAACGGTGATTAAGAGATCACCAATAATATGACTTGGTGTTTATTCAAAGGACGCTGCACAGATTACATCATTGGGATTGTTAGCAGAGTTGCAATAGACTCAGACCTGTTCAAGGAAGGTCAAAGAACAGAGTCCTGCAACTTGATTAAAAGAGATGTCTACAGCAATATGCTGCACGAAGCACTTCACAAGCTTCACCTGCCAAACACAAAATCAAAAGAGTAGATGATCAACACAGATAATCAACATATCTCTATCATCCATTGCAACACAGACTATATAATATTGAGTTCATTTGCCAAGTTGCTGAGGCTTCGGGGAAAGGACCCTAATTAGATAACATCGTCAGATGGAGAGGGAACGTCAAAATTATCACAATTCTATGATATTAGACTGCTCGATATTTAAAAAATCAGACGGCAATTGCAGCTCAAACATGCATGACTGCAGAACTCAACTATTCTTCTTTAAGCGACAGGAATAAAATACAAATTCTTCTTACCTAGCATATTACTTGCTTAAAATTTATCTCTGGCATTATATTGATGAAATCAGAATCTGTCTGCACAATAGTACCTAGACTGGAATCTTGTACTAAGCTACATATCATTCCCATCAGCGTACTCTGCTAAACAATAAGCATTTCATTTCAGGACGATAAAAACAGCTGCGGAGTTTTAACACTAGTTAGCTACTACACCCGATACTGAAATTCAGTCGCAAACAAAGTGACGGAAACTAAGTGAATGTCATCTCTTCTTCTCGACATCTCGTAGCAGCACAGTCATTCCGCGGAATATATGACTCATGCTCCTTTAGGTTCTTTATATTCCGTGGGTGGTGTAGCTACCGATATCAATGCAGTCAATTATGTATCCCCTAGAAGCTGGTTAGCTACCTCTCATTTTGTTCTAGGATTCTTCTTCATCGTAGGTCTTTTGTGGCACGCAGGAAGGGCTCGGGCAGCTGCAGCAGGATTTGAAAAAGGAATTGATCTGACTTTGAACCTGTTCTTTCCATGACCCCTCTTAATTGAGATGAGACAGGAGATCCAATGCTTGAATGAAGTACAAATCAATTTGATTCAATCATAAATCTTGGAATCAGCTTAagtattcctttttttttttttctactcaTTTTATCTAATTTATATCTAATCTATTTTTCTGGCTTGGCTAGGTGGGATAGCCAAGCcattcccttttcttttggatAGCAGATTGGGCAAAAccactaaagaaaaaaaatctattcAATTAgcaaaaaaggagagagagggattcgaaccctcgATAGTTCTTTGTTCAAAACTATATCGGTTTTCAAGACCGGGGTATCACCCACTCAGCCATCTCTCCGAAAGACTATGTTTATTTTATTCCTCCGAATAGAACATGGCCATAGGAGTGGATACCCCCACTAGCTGTAGAAAGATCGCAGGGGCGAATCCACCGGTCGATCTATCTATCCGTATAGCATGCTCATTTGTGAAGAAAATTCTATTTCCCCCCCACCCCACTCCATGTACGAATATAGTGTGAAAGGGGGAGTAGTAATAAGTCATGTAGAATAAATGGATTCATGACTCAACCCTCCCCAGgccccacgttgtgggatttcactgggtggttgttgttgttgttgttgataaagTAAGATCCCTCGATGACATATTTTATCACAATTAATATTTTTTGGCTGATAGAGGGATCAAGTGGTATATAGTTCATTTGTTGGTAGCTTGGAGGATTAAAAGCATGACTCTTGCTTTCCAATTGGCTGTTTTTGCATCAATTGCTACTTCATTAATCTTATTGATTAGCCCCGTTGTATTTGCTTCTCCTGATGGCTGGTCGAGTAACAAAAATGTTGTATTTTCTGGTACATCCTTATGGATTAGTCGGGCTACAAGTGGAAGCATGAGATACTGTATCCAAGTCAACAAAATGCCAGGTTTGTATCTGATGTCAAGATCTCTATCCATCTAGAAAGTAACATGACACTTAGAGAAATCCATACCATTTTAGTGTAACTGAGCCCTAGAAGGTAAAGGCTCAGAACACACTTATCCAATGGCTTCAAAGGTTGAGCAAGAAAGTGGGAAGGATGCAAACAAAAATGATGAGTTCCTTAGGGAAAAGCTAGTTTGATTGGATGATGAGGAAGGGTGGACAACTTATGAACCAACACCATAAGTCAATCCCTTTAGGtaattttaataattatgaaTTCACCTTAACCTAATAAAAACCTCCATTTAAATAGCCAATAATTTCAAACTGGCCTCTATTATGTATGACATCAAGGGAACACTTCCACTCTTTTTTTTCCCTAATAAGTGTGTTTTTTCTACTGTTAAAGTGAATAGCCAGTGAAAACCTTATTAGTAACTTATTTCATTTGTGTGTATTTAAAGTATTGAAACAA
Proteins encoded in this window:
- the LOC132042707 gene encoding uncharacterized protein LOC132042707 isoform X3; translated protein: MSAIFLLRHQCITCLRIIKGAVVSCFPAHLEEQFHARLSKFKVKLVKCFVQHIAVDISFNQVAGLCSLTFLEQVNYYIGRGNLFKHSIILIKAWCYYESRILGAQSGLISTYALEILVLHIINRFNLSLDGPLTVLYKFLDYYHTFDWENYGISIYGPVAIKCLQNIVETPVNHGNEMFALSKELLDRCVECSKVQMRVGECKGEPFLLKYLNIVDPLKQCNNLGRSVSKGNFCRIRCASLPEEKVCGGLKKFFVNAPELNSGERRPDVDARAMLNCARRSEVFSLNGDYNSHLNNQCYQKFGSNVPFQLSSQISPPQFQGNTLKTYNGSFYYPGTSSCIPTSCYPSSPQLFGSAFSANVASTFRGMELYNPLGSNGKALRRSGRGTSVSSLNGELELQALCPPEFVNEEKYLKVCRDFHDMHINKEMNVQSGTRGSEIDCTKRVELQGAAIHHLELGDTGNCIIETDLKEKSQETSGNPNLYLQFKC
- the LOC132042707 gene encoding uncharacterized protein LOC132042707 isoform X2, translated to MAKNVFDLLKREELKAADFLVEDVRYIPAQVKLVKCFVQHIAVDISFNQVAGLCSLTFLEQVNYYIGRGNLFKHSIILIKAWCYYESRILGAQSGLISTYALEILVLHIINRFNLSLDGPLTVLYKFLDYYHTFDWENYGISIYGPVAIKCLQNIVETPVNHGNEMFALSKELLDRCVECSKVQMRVGECKGEPFLLKYLNIVDPLKQCNNLGRSVSKGNFCRIRCALSHGIQTLREILSLPEEKVCGGLKKFFVNAPELNSGERRPDVDARAMLNCARRSEVFSLNGDYNSHLNNQCYQKFGSNVPFQLSSQISPPQFQGNTLKTYNGSFYYPGTSSCIPTSCYPSSPQLFGSAFSANVASTFRGMELYNPLGSNGKALRRSGRGTSVSSLNGELELQALCPPEFVNEEKYLKVCRDFHDMHINKEMNVQSGTRGSEIDCTKRVELQGAAIHHLELGDTGNCIIETDLKEKSQETSGNPNLYLQFKC
- the LOC132042707 gene encoding uncharacterized protein LOC132042707 isoform X1, producing MSAIFLLRHQCITCLRIIKGAVVSCFPAHLEEQFHARLSKFKVKLVKCFVQHIAVDISFNQVAGLCSLTFLEQVNYYIGRGNLFKHSIILIKAWCYYESRILGAQSGLISTYALEILVLHIINRFNLSLDGPLTVLYKFLDYYHTFDWENYGISIYGPVAIKCLQNIVETPVNHGNEMFALSKELLDRCVECSKVQMRVGECKGEPFLLKYLNIVDPLKQCNNLGRSVSKGNFCRIRCALSHGIQTLREILSLPEEKVCGGLKKFFVNAPELNSGERRPDVDARAMLNCARRSEVFSLNGDYNSHLNNQCYQKFGSNVPFQLSSQISPPQFQGNTLKTYNGSFYYPGTSSCIPTSCYPSSPQLFGSAFSANVASTFRGMELYNPLGSNGKALRRSGRGTSVSSLNGELELQALCPPEFVNEEKYLKVCRDFHDMHINKEMNVQSGTRGSEIDCTKRVELQGAAIHHLELGDTGNCIIETDLKEKSQETSGNPNLYLQFKC